Proteins from a genomic interval of Amycolatopsis sp. cg13:
- a CDS encoding extracellular solute-binding protein: MRVRTLTRRGFLRGAAAMALVPAAAACAEAPAATSGPVTVEMWHGQNDTGLKVLKQLVASFEREHPDIRIDLGGGVLADAMLQKVTAALASGSYPDIAYIFGSDLASIARSPRVADMGDVVNQGTQFWKPALEAVTVNERVRAVPAMLDSLAVACNEKLFQDHGVPLPDENWRWPDFVAAAKKLTNRDQGQFGTAWPGAGDEDTVWRLWPMIWDLGGTIVGQDGRSIGFADSGVRALDVIRQLSADRSVYIDPKPGSEQMYQAFASGRIAMVPTGPWQLPDINDAGLDYHIVPLPTFTGNPITISGPDTWTVFDNGDRRLAAAKTFLRWLTAPAQDVVWDVGAGSLPLSAESQRLPEWQRKTQDTAGLSVFVKSLENSHVRANHPAYPQVSQAVAAAIVSVLLGRATPADAMRDCASAANAALIIPR; this comes from the coding sequence ATGCGCGTGCGAACCCTGACCCGGCGCGGGTTTCTCCGCGGCGCGGCGGCCATGGCGCTGGTACCCGCCGCCGCGGCCTGCGCCGAAGCGCCCGCCGCCACGTCCGGACCGGTCACCGTCGAAATGTGGCACGGCCAGAACGACACCGGCCTCAAAGTCCTCAAGCAGCTGGTCGCCTCGTTCGAGCGCGAGCACCCCGACATCCGGATCGACCTCGGCGGCGGCGTGCTCGCCGATGCCATGCTGCAGAAGGTGACCGCGGCGCTCGCCTCCGGTTCTTACCCGGACATCGCCTACATCTTCGGCTCCGACCTCGCCAGCATCGCCCGCAGTCCGCGAGTGGCCGACATGGGCGACGTCGTCAACCAAGGCACCCAGTTCTGGAAGCCGGCGCTCGAAGCGGTCACCGTGAACGAACGCGTCCGTGCGGTGCCCGCGATGCTCGACTCGCTCGCCGTGGCCTGCAACGAGAAACTGTTCCAGGACCACGGCGTCCCGCTGCCGGACGAGAACTGGCGCTGGCCGGATTTCGTTGCCGCCGCGAAGAAACTGACCAACCGCGACCAGGGGCAGTTCGGCACCGCCTGGCCCGGCGCGGGCGACGAGGACACGGTCTGGCGGCTGTGGCCGATGATCTGGGACCTCGGCGGCACCATCGTCGGCCAGGACGGCCGCAGCATCGGTTTCGCCGACAGCGGGGTGCGAGCGCTCGACGTCATCCGGCAGCTCTCCGCCGACCGCAGTGTCTACATCGACCCGAAACCCGGCTCCGAGCAGATGTACCAAGCCTTCGCCTCCGGCCGGATCGCGATGGTGCCGACCGGTCCGTGGCAGCTGCCCGACATCAACGACGCGGGGCTCGACTACCACATCGTCCCGCTGCCCACCTTCACCGGAAACCCGATCACCATCTCCGGACCGGACACCTGGACGGTGTTCGACAACGGCGACCGCCGCCTCGCCGCGGCCAAGACGTTCCTGCGCTGGCTCACCGCGCCGGCCCAGGACGTCGTCTGGGACGTCGGCGCCGGCAGCCTCCCGTTGAGCGCCGAATCGCAGCGTCTTCCGGAATGGCAGCGCAAAACCCAGGACACCGCGGGCCTTTCCGTGTTCGTCAAGTCGCTCGAGAACTCGCACGTCCGCGCCAACCACCCCGCCTACCCGCAGGTTTCGCAGGCCGTCGCCGCGGCGATCGTCTCCGTGCTGCTCGGGCGCGCGACCCCCGCCGACGCCATGCGCGACTGTGCTTCCGCGGCCAACGCCGCCCTCATCATCCCCCGTTAG
- a CDS encoding carbohydrate ABC transporter permease: MSVHPGPITVAPAAKTRRRRETATAWAYLSPSVIVIIGLGLVPVVWSLILSFQADDLVTPSRFVGVDNYAALAQDPHFGQAVGNTLLYTALYVPLSIVLGLALALALNRRVRFIGAYRTLMFVPFVLSATAQGVLFSFILDPEFGVANSLLHRIGLSQQGFLTDPSQALLILVAITLWSGTGFCMVVFLAALQDVPPSLIEAARLDGAGPFRILRHVTLPAVLPVTTFLTLWQLIQSLQVFDLTYVTTKGGPLGSTTVIVYFIWQQAFQNFTAGYGAAAAYVLAVVLLALGLGVRLLRRNKEVR, encoded by the coding sequence ATGTCCGTACATCCCGGCCCGATCACAGTAGCTCCGGCCGCCAAGACCCGCCGCCGACGCGAGACCGCCACCGCCTGGGCCTACCTGAGCCCCTCGGTGATCGTCATCATCGGCCTCGGCCTGGTGCCCGTCGTGTGGTCGCTGATTCTGTCGTTCCAGGCCGACGACCTCGTCACCCCGTCCCGGTTCGTCGGCGTCGACAACTACGCGGCGCTCGCGCAGGACCCGCACTTCGGTCAAGCGGTCGGCAATACGCTGCTGTACACGGCGTTATACGTCCCGCTGAGCATCGTGCTCGGCCTCGCGCTGGCGCTCGCGCTGAACCGGCGGGTGCGCTTCATCGGCGCGTACCGGACGTTGATGTTCGTGCCGTTCGTGCTGTCGGCCACCGCACAGGGTGTCCTGTTCTCGTTCATCCTCGACCCCGAATTCGGGGTCGCCAACTCGCTGCTGCACCGGATCGGGCTTAGCCAGCAAGGGTTTCTGACCGACCCGTCGCAGGCGCTGCTGATCCTGGTCGCCATCACGCTGTGGAGCGGCACCGGGTTTTGCATGGTGGTCTTCCTGGCCGCGCTGCAGGACGTGCCGCCGTCGCTCATCGAAGCCGCGCGGCTGGACGGCGCCGGTCCATTCCGGATTCTCAGGCACGTCACCCTGCCCGCGGTGCTGCCGGTGACCACGTTCCTGACGCTGTGGCAGCTGATCCAATCGCTCCAGGTGTTCGACCTGACCTACGTCACCACCAAAGGCGGGCCGCTCGGTTCGACCACGGTGATCGTCTACTTCATCTGGCAGCAGGCGTTCCAGAACTTCACCGCCGGATACGGCGCCGCCGCCGCGTACGTGCTCGCCGTCGTGCTGCTGGCGCTCGGGCTGGGCGTCCGGCTGCTGCGCCGCAACAAGGAGGTCCGATGA
- a CDS encoding carbohydrate ABC transporter permease, translating into MTTRAHVAPVSAAQLPVVSQRRRWRLPFSPWHLLLAPLALVFAAPLVWLLLSSVMSNAEINRFPPSLWPSGIDFSGYRYVLENALFLRWFSNSLIVSVVTVAANLVFGSLGGYAFARMRFRGSKAMLGLMMATMAVPFQLTMIPTFLVMKKLGLIDSLGALIVPSLVTPFAVFLLRQFFLSLPRELEEAAWIDGCSRLRVLVRIVLPLSRPALSTVAVLTFLSTWNDLTWPLIAINHDTQYTLQLGLTTFQGQHHTNWAAVMAGNVITVLPVLLAFLGAQKTFIQSITSSGLKG; encoded by the coding sequence ATGACGACGCGCGCCCACGTCGCCCCCGTATCCGCGGCCCAGCTGCCCGTCGTGAGTCAGCGCAGGCGCTGGCGGCTGCCGTTCAGCCCGTGGCATCTGCTGCTGGCTCCGCTGGCGCTGGTGTTCGCGGCCCCGCTGGTGTGGCTGCTGCTGAGTTCGGTGATGAGCAACGCGGAGATCAACCGGTTCCCGCCGTCGCTGTGGCCGTCCGGGATCGACTTCTCCGGCTACCGGTACGTGCTGGAGAACGCGCTGTTCCTGCGCTGGTTCTCCAACTCGCTGATCGTGTCGGTCGTGACCGTGGCGGCCAACCTCGTCTTCGGCTCGCTCGGCGGCTACGCGTTCGCGCGCATGCGGTTCCGCGGTTCGAAGGCGATGCTCGGGCTGATGATGGCGACTATGGCGGTGCCGTTCCAGCTCACCATGATCCCGACGTTCCTGGTGATGAAAAAGCTCGGCCTCATCGACTCGCTCGGCGCGCTGATCGTTCCGTCGCTGGTCACGCCGTTCGCCGTGTTCCTGCTGCGGCAGTTCTTCCTGTCGCTCCCGCGCGAACTGGAGGAAGCGGCCTGGATCGACGGCTGTTCACGGCTGCGCGTGCTGGTGCGGATCGTGCTTCCGCTGTCCCGGCCTGCGCTGAGCACCGTCGCGGTGCTGACCTTCCTCAGCACCTGGAACGACCTGACCTGGCCGTTGATCGCGATCAACCACGACACCCAGTACACGCTGCAGCTCGGCCTCACCACCTTCCAGGGACAGCACCACACGAACTGGGCCGCGGTGATGGCCGGGAACGTGATCACCGTGCTGCCGGTGCTGCTGGCATTCCTGGGCGCGCAGAAGACGTTCATCCAGTCCATCACCTCCAGCGGCCTCAAAGGCTGA
- a CDS encoding carbohydrate kinase family protein: protein MPHRFDLLVLGDVNPDVVLGPLTEDLDFRQRENLVGHGCITLGGSAAITAAGAARLGLKVAFAGRIGDDTAGRFVRDILEDRGVDTQTLTVDPTLPTPLTAILTRDDSRAIITSAGVLDAVSAADVPAELLASARHVHASSYFLMPKLAAGLPELFRTARAHGATTSLDTNDDPARQWDPSGIPLVLQETDYLLPNAAEALQLSGKSSLHDAAAHLAAQGPTVVVKNGADGALAHHRGETVTVPASSITPLDTVGAGDSFNAAFLAATLRGLPLSDALRAGVEGGGRSTLAHGGIDGQPTWNELHLTETESA from the coding sequence ATGCCGCACCGCTTCGACCTGCTCGTGCTCGGCGACGTCAACCCCGACGTCGTCCTCGGGCCGCTGACCGAGGACCTCGACTTCCGGCAACGGGAGAACCTCGTCGGCCACGGCTGCATCACCCTCGGCGGGTCCGCCGCGATCACCGCCGCCGGGGCCGCCCGGCTGGGGCTGAAGGTCGCCTTCGCCGGACGGATCGGCGACGACACCGCCGGTCGTTTCGTCCGCGACATCCTCGAGGACCGCGGCGTCGACACCCAGACGCTCACGGTGGATCCGACGCTGCCGACCCCGCTCACCGCGATCCTGACCCGCGACGACAGCCGCGCCATCATCACCAGCGCCGGTGTGCTGGACGCCGTGTCGGCGGCGGACGTCCCCGCCGAGTTGCTGGCGAGCGCCCGGCACGTCCACGCCTCGTCGTACTTCCTGATGCCCAAGCTGGCCGCCGGGCTGCCGGAGCTGTTCCGCACCGCGCGGGCGCACGGCGCGACGACCTCGCTGGACACCAACGACGACCCAGCGCGGCAGTGGGATCCCAGCGGCATCCCGCTGGTACTTCAGGAGACCGACTACCTCCTGCCCAACGCCGCCGAAGCCCTTCAGCTGTCCGGAAAATCCAGCCTGCACGACGCCGCGGCACACCTCGCCGCACAGGGTCCGACTGTCGTCGTCAAGAACGGTGCCGACGGCGCGCTCGCGCACCACCGCGGCGAAACCGTCACGGTTCCCGCGTCCTCGATCACCCCGCTCGACACCGTCGGCGCCGGGGACAGCTTCAACGCCGCGTTCCTCGCCGCGACGCTGCGCGGTCTGCCGTTGTCCGACGCGCTGCGGGCCGGGGTCGAAGGCGGCGGCCGTTCGACGCTCGCGCACGGCGGGATCGACGGCCAGCCCACTTGGAACGAGCTCCATCTCACTGAAACGGAAAGTGCATGA
- a CDS encoding alpha-glucosidase/alpha-galactosidase has product MTTKITFIGAGSVVFTQGLLADLFAYPELAEVHVALHDIDPERLRIAHAAAGRIAEARGAKPVLTAHADRREALDGADFVINMVQIGMGEATRVDFDIPARFGVKQTIGDTLGVGGIFRALRTFPFLRELGEDIARVCPQAWLLNYTNPMAMNVQYLSETLGSDRVVGLCHSVYWTVHDLAALLEVPLSEVAYHAAGINHQAWILRLEHQGNDLYPRLAELAEDPQLRRRVRFDMFRRLGYYPTETSEHSSEYVPWYLGHASEIERLRLPIGAYLDVVAENEAEYERTRQAIERDEPLTVEGTNEYAPQIIHSVVTGTPRTVYGNVLNRGLIPNLPATGAVEVPCLADATGIRPTRVNALPPQLAALNRTYLSTTELVVRAAIEDDPRHIRHAAMTDPATAAALPVERIWELCDEMVLAHGDALQPGLRKTLGS; this is encoded by the coding sequence ATGACCACCAAGATCACCTTCATCGGCGCCGGCAGCGTCGTGTTCACCCAGGGTCTGCTGGCAGACCTGTTCGCCTACCCCGAATTGGCCGAGGTGCACGTCGCGCTGCACGACATCGACCCGGAACGCCTGCGCATCGCGCACGCGGCGGCCGGTCGCATCGCCGAAGCGCGCGGAGCCAAGCCGGTCCTCACCGCGCACGCGGACCGTCGGGAAGCCCTCGACGGCGCGGATTTCGTCATCAACATGGTCCAAATCGGAATGGGCGAGGCCACCCGCGTCGACTTCGACATCCCCGCGCGCTTCGGGGTGAAGCAGACCATCGGCGACACGCTCGGCGTCGGCGGGATTTTCCGTGCCCTGCGCACTTTCCCGTTCCTGCGCGAACTCGGCGAGGACATCGCGCGGGTGTGCCCGCAGGCGTGGCTGCTGAACTACACGAACCCGATGGCGATGAACGTGCAGTACCTGTCCGAGACGCTCGGCTCGGACCGCGTCGTCGGCCTGTGCCATTCGGTGTACTGGACCGTGCACGACCTGGCCGCGCTGCTGGAGGTGCCGCTGTCCGAGGTCGCTTACCACGCCGCGGGCATCAACCACCAGGCCTGGATCCTGCGTTTGGAACATCAGGGCAACGATCTGTACCCGCGGCTCGCCGAACTCGCCGAAGACCCGCAGCTTCGGCGGCGTGTGCGGTTCGACATGTTCCGGCGGCTCGGCTACTACCCCACCGAAACGAGCGAGCATTCCTCCGAATACGTGCCGTGGTATCTCGGCCACGCCAGCGAAATCGAACGGCTGCGGCTGCCGATCGGCGCGTATCTGGACGTCGTGGCGGAGAACGAAGCCGAATACGAACGTACGCGCCAGGCCATCGAGCGCGACGAACCGCTCACCGTCGAAGGTACCAACGAATACGCACCGCAGATCATCCACAGTGTCGTCACCGGCACGCCGCGCACCGTTTACGGCAATGTGCTCAACCGCGGGCTGATCCCGAATCTTCCGGCGACCGGAGCCGTCGAGGTGCCGTGCCTCGCCGACGCCACCGGCATTCGCCCGACGCGGGTCAACGCGCTTCCGCCGCAGCTCGCCGCGCTCAACCGCACCTACCTGAGCACCACCGAACTCGTGGTGCGCGCGGCGATCGAGGACGATCCCCGGCACATCCGCCACGCCGCGATGACCGATCCCGCCACCGCGGCCGCGCTTCCGGTCGAACGCATCTGGGAACTGTGCGACGAAATGGTGCTCGCGCACGGCGACGCGCTCCAGCCCGGGTTGCGGAAAACGCTGGGCAGCTAA
- a CDS encoding endo alpha-1,4 polygalactosaminidase, with protein sequence MAAALLIGSSACALGASGTAESAPLPSPHSQVKDVPLPAPHAGFDYQIGGPYQPPTGVRVVSRDHSAPAAAGLYNICYVNAFQAQPGAEKDWGDLVLRDDNGNVVIDHDWNEALLDLRTADKRSRIADKVGTWIDECAGKGYQAVEPDNYDSFTRSQGLLSARNAQDLVKLLSQRAHGKGLAIGQKNTSELASSRVDNGLDFAVAEECGEQDNCAEYTQHFGNQVIVIEYSEDGLRNACAKWGSTLSVVRRDRDVTPKGDSAYVRETC encoded by the coding sequence GTGGCCGCCGCGCTGCTGATCGGCAGTTCGGCGTGCGCGCTCGGGGCCAGCGGCACGGCGGAAAGCGCGCCGCTGCCCTCGCCGCACAGCCAGGTCAAGGACGTTCCGCTGCCGGCCCCGCACGCCGGGTTCGACTACCAGATCGGCGGCCCCTACCAGCCGCCGACGGGCGTCCGGGTCGTCAGCCGCGACCACAGCGCACCGGCGGCGGCCGGGCTGTACAACATCTGCTACGTCAACGCTTTCCAGGCGCAGCCCGGCGCCGAAAAGGACTGGGGCGACCTGGTTCTGCGCGACGACAACGGCAACGTCGTCATCGATCACGATTGGAACGAGGCGCTGCTCGACCTGCGCACCGCGGACAAACGGAGCCGGATCGCGGACAAGGTCGGCACGTGGATCGACGAATGCGCGGGCAAGGGCTACCAGGCCGTCGAGCCCGACAACTACGACAGCTTCACCCGGTCCCAGGGCCTGCTCAGCGCACGGAACGCCCAGGACCTCGTCAAGCTGCTTTCCCAGCGCGCGCACGGGAAAGGCCTCGCGATCGGCCAGAAGAACACCTCGGAGCTCGCTTCGTCGCGAGTGGACAACGGTCTTGACTTCGCCGTCGCCGAGGAATGCGGCGAGCAGGACAATTGCGCGGAGTACACCCAGCATTTCGGCAACCAGGTGATCGTCATCGAATACTCCGAGGACGGCCTGCGCAACGCGTGTGCCAAGTGGGGCAGCACGCTCAGCGTCGTCCGCCGCGACCGGGACGTCACGCCGAAGGGCGATTCCGCCTACGTGCGCGAAACCTGCTGA
- a CDS encoding class I SAM-dependent methyltransferase codes for MDDEYPFDNAAAPASDRMSALEASYDATTVQHLGNLGVGAGWSCWEIGAGGGSIARWLAERAEYVLATDLDTRLLADLPANATAVRHDVREEPLPERKFDLIHARLVLIQFPERDELVAKLTDALLPGGWLVLEEIEPRGQTVLATPDDESAAVFGSVQGRILDLLERAGSDVEWAGRLPEVLTGAGLREVGSARATTRWPGGGPEIRLLAANSVELAEKLAADGVSAEEVEQFRRVLADPRFTVSSYPLVSVWGRS; via the coding sequence ATGGACGACGAGTACCCGTTCGACAACGCAGCCGCCCCGGCGAGCGACCGGATGTCCGCCCTCGAAGCCAGCTACGACGCGACCACCGTTCAGCACTTGGGGAACCTCGGAGTCGGCGCGGGCTGGTCCTGCTGGGAAATCGGCGCGGGCGGCGGGTCGATCGCCCGATGGCTCGCCGAACGGGCCGAGTATGTGCTGGCCACCGACCTCGACACCCGGCTGCTGGCCGACTTGCCCGCGAACGCCACGGCCGTGCGCCACGACGTGCGCGAGGAGCCGCTGCCGGAACGGAAGTTCGACCTGATCCACGCCCGGCTGGTGCTGATCCAGTTTCCGGAACGGGACGAACTGGTAGCGAAGTTGACCGACGCCCTCCTCCCCGGCGGCTGGCTGGTCCTCGAGGAGATCGAACCGCGCGGGCAGACAGTGCTCGCCACGCCCGACGACGAGAGCGCCGCGGTTTTCGGTTCTGTACAAGGCCGGATCCTGGACCTGCTCGAACGGGCGGGCAGCGACGTCGAATGGGCCGGACGGCTGCCGGAGGTGCTCACCGGTGCCGGATTGCGCGAGGTCGGCAGTGCGCGAGCGACGACCCGGTGGCCTGGCGGCGGTCCGGAGATCCGGTTGCTGGCGGCGAATTCGGTGGAGCTGGCGGAGAAGCTCGCCGCGGACGGCGTGTCGGCGGAGGAGGTTGAGCAGTTCCGCCGGGTGCTCGCCGATCCGCGGTTCACCGTGTCGTCCTATCCCCTCGTCTCGGTGTGGGGACGTAGCTAG
- a CDS encoding DMT family transporter, translating to MTDLVETAQPAVKTDLGKIAAAAGLAVVLWASSFVAIRSVGHALSPAPLALLRLAVAAVALTVFAVAKGAVRVRLSRKAFLLVAAYAVLWLAAYTVVLNAGERHVDAGTAALLVNLAPLMVAVAAGKFLGEGFSRSLIIGSLVALGGAALIATGATGSNDWAGVLLCLLAAVLYAAGVMVQKVTLRHVDGLTAIWLGCVVGAVVLLPWAPQLIGELEAAPTGAVLGSVYLGVFPTAVGFTAWAYALRRTDAGRLTMVTYAVPAVAVLLSWLLLAETPSAYGLIGGVLCLAGVAISRRR from the coding sequence GTGACCGATCTTGTGGAAACCGCCCAGCCCGCCGTCAAGACCGACCTCGGCAAGATCGCGGCCGCCGCCGGGCTCGCCGTCGTGCTGTGGGCCTCGTCGTTCGTCGCCATCCGGAGCGTGGGGCACGCGCTGTCCCCGGCCCCGCTGGCGCTGCTGCGGCTCGCCGTCGCGGCCGTCGCGCTCACCGTGTTCGCAGTGGCCAAGGGCGCCGTCCGCGTCCGGCTGTCCCGCAAGGCGTTCCTGCTGGTCGCGGCCTACGCCGTGCTGTGGCTGGCCGCGTACACCGTCGTGCTCAACGCGGGAGAGCGGCACGTCGACGCTGGGACCGCCGCGTTGCTGGTGAACCTCGCGCCGCTGATGGTCGCCGTCGCGGCCGGGAAGTTCCTCGGCGAAGGCTTCTCGCGCTCGCTGATCATCGGTTCGCTGGTCGCGCTGGGCGGAGCCGCGTTGATCGCGACCGGTGCCACCGGAAGCAACGACTGGGCAGGCGTCCTGTTGTGCCTGCTGGCCGCTGTCTTGTACGCCGCCGGAGTGATGGTCCAGAAGGTGACGCTGCGCCACGTGGACGGACTGACCGCCATCTGGCTCGGCTGTGTCGTCGGGGCCGTGGTGCTGCTGCCGTGGGCACCGCAACTGATCGGCGAGCTGGAAGCGGCACCCACCGGGGCGGTGCTCGGCAGTGTCTACTTGGGAGTGTTCCCTACCGCGGTCGGCTTCACCGCGTGGGCATACGCCCTGCGCCGCACGGACGCCGGTCGCCTGACGATGGTGACCTACGCCGTGCCAGCGGTGGCGGTGTTGCTGTCGTGGCTGCTGCTCGCTGAAACGCCGAGCGCGTATGGGCTTATCGGCGGGGTGCTGTGCTTGGCCGGTGTGGCGATCTCGCGCCGTCGCTAG
- a CDS encoding LysR family transcriptional regulator has product MLDIPRLRVLRAVVASGSIRASAAALGYTPSAVSQQITTLQRETGLQLFERSGRGIEPTEAGRTLAAEAEALFESFSRVEQVVTELRAGRVGRLSIGYFGSAGSTWLAPTVAALRTEFPGLRLDLMLTEFTPGDPDIDIFVEETGAEHPGSVVVHRLAEDPYLAVVRLDDPLAGLPEVPLAALAQRHWVDNDLREGPCRQVLLNACTQAGFSPSFVVETHDYRTAMSFVATGIGLTVVPALGIGELPDGLTTVALASPAPVRHLSLAVKKPIAEHPAARRAVELLESLVCPEKARVG; this is encoded by the coding sequence ATGCTGGACATCCCCCGCCTCCGCGTTTTGCGCGCCGTCGTCGCCTCCGGGTCGATCCGGGCAAGTGCCGCCGCGCTGGGCTACACGCCGTCCGCGGTGAGCCAGCAAATCACCACGCTGCAACGGGAGACCGGGCTGCAGCTGTTCGAACGGTCCGGCCGCGGCATCGAGCCCACCGAGGCCGGGCGGACGCTCGCCGCCGAAGCCGAGGCGTTGTTCGAGTCCTTCAGCCGGGTCGAGCAGGTCGTCACCGAACTGCGCGCCGGACGCGTCGGGCGACTGTCGATCGGCTACTTCGGCTCGGCCGGCTCGACATGGCTCGCCCCGACGGTCGCCGCGCTGCGCACCGAATTCCCCGGCCTGCGGCTGGACCTGATGCTGACCGAATTCACGCCGGGCGACCCGGACATCGACATCTTCGTGGAGGAGACCGGGGCCGAACATCCCGGGTCGGTCGTCGTGCACCGGCTGGCCGAGGACCCGTACCTGGCGGTCGTCCGTCTCGACGACCCGCTCGCCGGGCTGCCGGAGGTGCCGCTGGCCGCGCTCGCGCAGCGGCATTGGGTCGACAACGACCTGCGCGAGGGGCCGTGCCGGCAGGTGCTGCTCAACGCCTGCACGCAAGCCGGGTTCTCGCCCAGTTTCGTCGTCGAAACGCACGATTACCGGACCGCGATGTCTTTCGTGGCAACGGGAATCGGGCTGACCGTGGTGCCGGCGCTGGGCATCGGCGAACTGCCGGACGGCCTCACGACGGTCGCGCTGGCCTCCCCCGCGCCGGTCCGGCACCTCAGCCTCGCGGTGAAGAAGCCGATCGCGGAGCATCCGGCCGCCCGGCGCGCGGTGGAACTGCTGGAAAGCCTCGTGTGCCCGGAGAAGGCCCGCGTCGGCTGA